One part of the Candidatus Binatia bacterium genome encodes these proteins:
- a CDS encoding alpha/beta hydrolase — protein sequence MPAEAVGSLRGADGLTLRYSRWNGGGAPIVVLHGGGQTRHAWEESCAHLGELGYDVTALDLRGHGESDWSPEQKYGLWDFAADVVEALPQLGHERAALLGFSLGGLVSLHLTARRPELCAALMLVDVAPRLETEGVRRIRDFMSRYESFGSLDEVVAALREYNPHRPPDSIRPESLLRNLRRRPDGRFEWHYDRFFRTPVEDQDGQYRSRIMGLSHEELLADARQVRCPTLVVRGAMSDVLSDEGVRELLEVIPHAEAATVERAGHQVAGDRNDAFLVAVKPFLQRRYPASG from the coding sequence ATGCCGGCTGAAGCGGTCGGCTCGCTGCGCGGCGCCGACGGCCTGACCCTGCGCTACTCGCGCTGGAACGGCGGCGGGGCGCCGATCGTGGTCCTGCACGGCGGCGGGCAGACGCGTCACGCCTGGGAGGAGAGCTGCGCGCACCTCGGCGAGCTCGGCTACGACGTGACCGCGCTCGATCTGCGCGGCCACGGCGAGAGCGACTGGTCGCCGGAGCAGAAGTACGGGCTCTGGGACTTCGCGGCGGACGTCGTCGAGGCGCTGCCGCAGCTCGGACACGAGCGCGCGGCGCTGCTCGGCTTCTCGCTCGGCGGGCTTGTGAGTCTTCACTTGACGGCGCGCCGTCCCGAGCTCTGCGCCGCGCTGATGCTGGTCGACGTCGCGCCGCGCCTCGAGACCGAGGGCGTGCGCCGCATCCGCGACTTCATGTCGCGCTACGAGAGCTTCGGCTCGCTCGACGAGGTGGTCGCGGCGCTGCGCGAGTACAACCCGCACCGCCCGCCGGACTCGATCCGCCCGGAGTCGCTGCTGCGCAACCTCCGCCGGCGTCCGGACGGGCGCTTCGAGTGGCACTACGACCGCTTCTTCCGCACACCGGTCGAGGACCAGGACGGCCAGTACCGCTCGCGCATCATGGGGCTCAGCCACGAGGAGCTGCTCGCCGACGCCCGCCAGGTGCGCTGCCCGACGCTCGTCGTGCGCGGCGCGATGAGCGACGTGCTGAGCGACGAGGGCGTGCGCGAGCTGCTCGAGGTCATCCCGCACGCCGAGGCGGCGACCGTCGAGCGCGCCGGACATCAGGTCGCGGGCGACCGCAACGACGCCTTCCTGGTCGCGGTCAAGCCCTTCCTGCAGCGCCGCTATCCCGCCTCGGGCTAA
- a CDS encoding ferritin-like domain-containing protein → MHCLLRLADALLGLLAGTRSAESRSPMPEVDPQFELRQLLKAYRRGLISDELFEEQLREIQNGGGAAPAAAPARTYRVRDKTFTSERAMLRHFLDEFRAGETFGGEVFGEWCAVASDPRVRGGLVVVREREAMHGRLLARRLAEIGGEPRATLPEKFREAARARLASREISDADKIADFMRRLPSPEAAIAPIREVIAQIEEDGETRALLESILEDEAATVRWFHATGALLGVAPPAAQNGEKIRQASV, encoded by the coding sequence ATGCATTGCCTGCTGCGCCTGGCGGACGCCCTGCTCGGGCTTCTGGCGGGAACGCGCAGCGCGGAGTCGAGGTCGCCGATGCCCGAGGTCGATCCGCAATTCGAGCTGCGTCAGCTCCTGAAGGCGTACCGCCGGGGGCTGATCTCGGACGAGCTGTTCGAGGAGCAGCTGCGCGAGATCCAGAACGGCGGCGGGGCGGCACCTGCCGCGGCGCCGGCGCGCACCTACCGCGTCCGCGACAAGACGTTCACCAGCGAGCGCGCGATGCTGCGCCACTTCCTCGACGAGTTCCGCGCCGGCGAAACCTTCGGCGGCGAGGTGTTCGGCGAGTGGTGCGCGGTCGCGAGCGATCCGCGCGTGCGCGGCGGGCTCGTCGTGGTGCGCGAGCGCGAGGCGATGCACGGACGTCTGCTGGCAAGGCGTCTCGCCGAGATCGGCGGCGAGCCGCGCGCGACGCTGCCGGAGAAGTTCCGCGAGGCCGCGCGCGCACGGCTCGCGTCGCGCGAGATCTCCGACGCCGACAAGATCGCCGACTTCATGCGTCGCCTGCCGTCGCCCGAGGCGGCGATCGCGCCGATCCGCGAGGTCATCGCGCAGATCGAGGAGGACGGCGAGACGCGCGCGCTGCTCGAGAGCATCCTCGAGGACGAAGCCGCGACCGTGCGCTGGTTCCACGCGACCGGCGCGCTGCTCGGCGTGGCGCCGCCGGCTGCGCAAAACGGCGAGAAGATCCGTCAAGCGAGCGTGTAG
- a CDS encoding Ku protein — MPRAIWSGHITFGLVSIPVALHSAVESSERVHFRQLHRKDLSPIRYKKFCSKEDREVPNSEIVRGYEVSKNKYAVVEEDELDEVQAEVGEGDRTIDIVQFVDFGSLNPLLFEKPYYVAPVKGGEKAYGVLRDALQETRKAGVARFYMRTRPLLAALTPTGNVLALEVMRMVSELRDPKKLSVKTVAARSNEVKMASTLIDQMTGEWDPTEHPNRYRKALEKLIAKKPKFDVEKAAAEERPKGGKVVDLMQALKDSLESGRRKPARSKPARKKTGRKKAA, encoded by the coding sequence ATGCCGCGAGCGATCTGGTCCGGTCACATCACCTTCGGCCTCGTGTCGATCCCCGTCGCGCTGCACAGCGCGGTCGAGTCGTCCGAGCGCGTGCACTTCCGTCAGCTGCACCGCAAGGATCTGTCGCCGATCCGCTACAAGAAGTTCTGCAGCAAGGAGGACCGCGAGGTCCCGAACTCGGAGATCGTCCGCGGCTACGAGGTGTCGAAGAACAAGTACGCCGTCGTCGAGGAGGACGAGCTCGACGAGGTGCAGGCGGAGGTCGGCGAGGGCGACCGCACGATCGACATCGTGCAGTTCGTCGACTTCGGCTCGCTGAACCCGCTGCTGTTCGAGAAGCCGTACTACGTCGCGCCGGTGAAGGGCGGCGAGAAGGCGTACGGCGTGCTGCGCGACGCCTTGCAGGAGACGCGCAAGGCCGGCGTCGCGCGCTTCTACATGCGCACGCGTCCGCTGCTCGCCGCGCTGACGCCGACCGGCAACGTGCTCGCGCTCGAGGTCATGCGCATGGTCTCGGAGCTGCGCGACCCGAAGAAGCTCAGCGTCAAGACGGTCGCGGCGCGCTCGAACGAGGTCAAGATGGCGAGCACGCTGATCGACCAGATGACCGGCGAGTGGGACCCGACCGAGCACCCGAACCGCTACCGCAAGGCGCTCGAGAAGCTGATCGCGAAGAAGCCCAAGTTCGACGTCGAGAAGGCGGCCGCCGAGGAGCGTCCGAAGGGCGGCAAGGTCGTCGACCTGATGCAGGCGCTGAAGGACAGCCTCGAGAGCGGACGCCGCAAGCCGGCGCGCAGCAAGCCCGCGCGCAAGAAGACCGGTCGCAAGAAGGCCGCGTAA
- a CDS encoding SDR family oxidoreductase — MLLEGKVAIITGAGRGIGREEALLMAKHGAKIVVNDLGAHFDGSGAPTDTPAQEVVNEIKKMGGEAVANGESVTDFKGAKRILECALDHFGKCNILVNNAGILRDRMIFNMDEESWDAVVAVHLKGTFNMSHHLCAYWREEHKKGNVLNGRIINTSSDAGLLGNVGQSNYGACKAAVAAMAIIIDAEMRKYGVTANAIAPLARTRLTVEATPSTAGLMGAEVKEGQFDVWGPQNVAPLVTWLASDDAADVHGEVFRVGGGTVFLLQGWHTVGKVRNNTTWDPEKLGPALKAELAKGITKKESMADILGEGL, encoded by the coding sequence ATGCTGCTCGAAGGGAAAGTTGCGATCATCACCGGCGCCGGTCGCGGCATCGGCAGGGAAGAGGCGCTCCTGATGGCGAAGCACGGCGCGAAGATCGTCGTGAACGACCTCGGCGCGCACTTCGACGGCAGCGGCGCACCGACCGACACTCCCGCCCAGGAGGTCGTCAACGAGATCAAGAAGATGGGCGGTGAGGCGGTCGCGAACGGCGAGAGCGTCACCGACTTCAAGGGCGCGAAGCGCATCCTCGAGTGCGCGCTCGACCACTTCGGCAAGTGCAACATCCTGGTCAACAACGCCGGCATCCTGCGCGACCGGATGATCTTCAACATGGACGAGGAGTCCTGGGACGCGGTCGTCGCGGTGCACCTCAAGGGCACCTTCAACATGTCGCACCACCTCTGCGCGTACTGGCGCGAGGAGCACAAGAAGGGCAACGTGCTGAACGGCCGCATCATCAACACGTCGTCGGACGCGGGCCTGCTCGGCAACGTCGGCCAGAGCAACTACGGCGCGTGCAAGGCGGCGGTCGCCGCGATGGCGATCATCATCGACGCCGAGATGCGCAAGTACGGCGTCACCGCGAACGCGATCGCGCCGCTCGCGCGCACGCGTCTCACGGTCGAGGCGACGCCGTCGACCGCGGGACTGATGGGCGCCGAGGTGAAGGAGGGCCAGTTCGACGTCTGGGGCCCGCAGAACGTCGCCCCGCTCGTCACCTGGCTCGCGAGCGACGACGCGGCCGACGTGCACGGCGAGGTGTTCCGCGTCGGCGGCGGCACGGTGTTCCTGCTCCAGGGCTGGCACACCGTCGGCAAGGTGCGCAACAACACGACCTGGGATCCCGAGAAGCTCGGCCCGGCGCTCAAGGCGGAGCTCGCCAAGGGCATCACCAAGAAGGAGAGCATGGCCGACATCCTGGGCGAGGGGCTCTGA
- a CDS encoding symmetrical bis(5'-nucleosyl)-tetraphosphatase: MATYAIGDIQGCWGTLQRLLERIEFDAARDRLLLVGDLVNRGPKSLEVLRWAMRNERSVVTVLGNHELHLIARALGAARRKKRDTVDDVLEARDRDELIDWLRTRPLAHRENGHLVVHAGILPSWTSADAERLAEEAEQAIQSRDAARILESLGEPSRTPWREELRGLERLRLILQALTRLRTCTRDGIPCLDFSGPPDEAPPGCRPWFAGRKEKDVTVVFGHWAALGLYLGRHAIGVDTGAVWGNKLTAVRLQDRAVFQVAARS; this comes from the coding sequence ATGGCGACGTACGCGATCGGTGACATCCAGGGCTGCTGGGGCACGCTCCAGCGGCTGCTCGAGCGCATCGAATTCGATGCCGCACGCGATCGCTTGCTGCTGGTCGGCGACCTCGTCAACCGCGGGCCGAAGTCGCTCGAGGTCCTGCGCTGGGCGATGCGCAACGAGCGCTCGGTGGTGACGGTGCTCGGCAACCACGAGCTGCACCTGATCGCGCGCGCGCTCGGTGCTGCGCGCCGCAAGAAGCGCGACACGGTCGACGACGTGCTCGAAGCGCGCGATCGCGACGAGCTGATCGACTGGCTGCGCACCCGCCCGCTCGCGCACCGCGAGAACGGGCACCTGGTCGTCCACGCCGGCATCCTGCCGAGCTGGACCTCCGCGGACGCCGAGCGCCTCGCCGAGGAGGCCGAGCAGGCGATCCAGAGCCGCGACGCGGCGCGGATCCTCGAGTCGCTCGGCGAGCCGTCGCGCACGCCGTGGCGCGAGGAGCTGCGCGGCCTCGAGCGCCTGCGCTTGATCCTGCAGGCGCTGACCCGGCTGCGCACCTGCACGCGCGACGGGATTCCGTGTCTCGACTTCAGCGGTCCGCCGGACGAGGCGCCGCCGGGCTGCCGGCCGTGGTTCGCCGGCCGCAAGGAGAAGGACGTCACCGTCGTCTTCGGCCACTGGGCGGCGCTCGGCCTCTACCTCGGGCGCCACGCGATCGGCGTCGACACCGGCGCCGTGTGGGGCAACAAGCTCACCGCGGTCCGCCTGCAGGACCGCGCGGTGTTCCAGGTCGCGGCGCGCAGCTGA
- a CDS encoding FAD-binding oxidoreductase, translating to MSDATTIVETLAAALPPGRVVTDAADLRAHAHDYWALEAIRDRGPEPAPAPPCVVYPESTDEVARVLAIADERRVPVVPYGLGSGVCGGVRPGREAIVLDMRRMSALVDVNGDALTATVQAGLNGAECERLLSERGFTLGHFPQSIALSSVGGWVSTRASGQLSTRYGNIEDLVLALEVVLPGGKVLRTFPAPRAATGPDLRQLFLGAEGTLGVVTEITLKISPKPDWQQGFAATLASWDDGIEISREILQAGWRPAVLRLYDEVEAQRNFGTWVQQPAPLLLVMSEGTAAMTPALEAELEAARAACRARGGTLLGEEPLRHWLAHRNQVPSWDALLAGGLVVDTIEVAATWDRVRPLHRAVTDAIKAVPGIIAASGHTSHGYTTGVNIYFTFVGTATAPDEQERIYRQAWTAAMETSIASGATIAHHHGIGRVRRDWLPRELGESGMAVLRAVKAALDPHGIMNPGVLL from the coding sequence ATGAGTGACGCGACGACCATCGTCGAGACCCTGGCTGCGGCGCTGCCGCCCGGACGGGTGGTGACCGACGCGGCCGATCTCCGGGCGCACGCGCACGACTACTGGGCGCTCGAGGCGATCCGCGACCGCGGCCCCGAGCCCGCGCCGGCGCCACCGTGCGTCGTCTACCCCGAGTCCACGGACGAGGTCGCGCGCGTGCTCGCGATCGCCGACGAGCGCCGCGTTCCGGTCGTGCCGTACGGGCTCGGCTCCGGCGTCTGCGGCGGCGTGCGTCCGGGCCGGGAAGCGATTGTGCTCGACATGCGGCGCATGAGCGCGCTCGTCGACGTCAACGGCGACGCGCTCACGGCGACCGTGCAGGCGGGCCTCAACGGCGCCGAGTGCGAGCGTCTGCTCTCCGAGCGCGGCTTCACGCTCGGCCACTTCCCGCAGTCGATCGCGCTCTCGAGCGTCGGCGGCTGGGTGTCGACGCGCGCGTCGGGACAGCTCTCGACCCGCTACGGCAACATCGAGGATCTGGTGCTCGCGCTCGAGGTCGTGCTGCCCGGCGGCAAGGTGCTGCGCACGTTCCCCGCGCCGCGCGCCGCGACCGGCCCCGATCTGCGCCAGCTCTTCCTCGGCGCCGAGGGAACGCTCGGTGTGGTCACCGAGATCACGCTCAAGATCTCACCCAAGCCCGACTGGCAGCAGGGCTTCGCCGCGACGCTCGCGAGCTGGGACGACGGCATCGAGATCAGCCGGGAGATCCTGCAGGCCGGCTGGCGTCCGGCGGTGCTGCGGCTCTACGACGAGGTCGAGGCGCAGCGGAACTTCGGCACCTGGGTGCAGCAGCCGGCGCCGCTGCTGCTGGTCATGAGCGAGGGCACGGCGGCGATGACGCCGGCGCTCGAGGCGGAGCTCGAAGCGGCGCGTGCGGCGTGTCGCGCGCGTGGCGGCACGCTGCTCGGCGAGGAGCCGCTGCGGCACTGGCTCGCGCACCGCAACCAGGTGCCGTCCTGGGACGCGCTGCTCGCGGGCGGGCTCGTCGTCGACACGATCGAGGTCGCGGCGACCTGGGACCGCGTCCGCCCGCTGCACCGCGCGGTGACCGACGCGATCAAGGCCGTGCCGGGCATCATCGCGGCGAGCGGCCACACCTCGCACGGCTACACGACGGGCGTGAACATCTACTTCACCTTCGTCGGCACCGCGACCGCGCCGGACGAGCAGGAGCGCATCTACCGTCAAGCATGGACGGCGGCGATGGAGACGTCGATCGCGTCCGGCGCGACGATCGCGCACCACCACGGCATCGGCCGCGTGCGTCGCGACTGGCTGCCGCGCGAGCTCGGCGAGAGCGGCATGGCCGTGCTGCGCGCCGTGAAGGCGGCGCTCGATCCGCACGGCATCATGAATCCCGGCGTGCTGCTGTAG
- a CDS encoding glycerol-3-phosphate dehydrogenase/oxidase produces MSRGGVELLVIGGGITGAGIARDAAMRGLRTALIERGDFASGTSSRSSKLIHGGLRYLEQGEVGLVLEAAQERRRLRQMAPHLAVAARMALPVFGRTSAGLMKLRAGLWAYEKMARIDAEERHEIWRRDETLDHIRGLDANRLQGAAVYTEYITDDARLTLETVKSAKRAGALVASYAPAIALAEAPGHTVTSGNASSAGRALRVTVNDEIAGRELVVEARVVVNASGPWVDAVRRLGGDVAPRMHLTKGIHLVVSRERLPVDDIVVMRALDRRMVFVVPYGDILWIGTTDTDYPRAVERPTITREDVDYLLEATNRTWPQARITHEDVRGAWAGVRPLLHQEGKKPSEISRRDEIIIEPNGLLSIAGGKLTTYRRMAERVVDAVVERLGSKAAGPCRTADVPLVEGETPVPIVRTTLSDAEVEHAIDAECALSVCDVLERRARANLFAPGNGLADVERVAAILARRLGWDERRQATEIEHYRARVAEDVAWRSERGAGQRA; encoded by the coding sequence ATGTCGCGCGGCGGCGTCGAGCTGCTGGTGATCGGTGGCGGCATCACCGGCGCGGGCATCGCGCGCGACGCGGCGATGCGCGGGCTGCGCACCGCGTTGATCGAGCGCGGTGACTTCGCGTCCGGCACGTCGAGCCGCTCCTCGAAGCTGATCCACGGCGGTCTGCGCTACCTCGAGCAGGGCGAGGTCGGGCTCGTGCTCGAGGCCGCGCAGGAGCGGCGTCGTCTGCGCCAGATGGCGCCGCACCTCGCGGTCGCCGCGCGGATGGCGCTGCCGGTCTTCGGTCGCACCAGCGCGGGCCTGATGAAGCTGCGCGCCGGGCTCTGGGCCTACGAGAAGATGGCGCGCATCGACGCCGAGGAGCGCCACGAGATCTGGCGTCGCGACGAGACGCTCGACCACATCCGCGGGCTCGACGCGAACCGCCTGCAGGGTGCGGCGGTCTACACCGAGTACATCACCGACGACGCGCGGCTCACGCTCGAGACCGTCAAGTCGGCGAAGCGCGCGGGCGCGCTGGTCGCTTCCTACGCGCCGGCGATCGCGCTCGCGGAGGCGCCCGGGCATACCGTGACGTCGGGCAACGCGTCCTCCGCCGGTCGCGCGCTGCGCGTGACGGTGAACGACGAGATCGCGGGACGCGAGCTCGTCGTCGAGGCGCGCGTCGTGGTGAACGCGTCCGGTCCGTGGGTCGACGCGGTCCGGCGCCTCGGCGGCGACGTCGCGCCGCGCATGCACCTGACCAAGGGCATCCATCTCGTGGTCTCGCGCGAGCGGCTGCCGGTCGACGACATCGTCGTGATGCGCGCGCTCGACCGCCGCATGGTGTTCGTCGTGCCGTACGGCGACATCCTCTGGATCGGCACGACCGACACCGACTACCCCCGCGCCGTCGAGCGTCCGACGATCACGCGCGAGGACGTCGACTACCTGCTCGAGGCGACGAACCGCACCTGGCCGCAGGCGCGCATCACCCACGAGGACGTGCGCGGCGCCTGGGCGGGCGTCCGGCCGCTGCTGCATCAGGAGGGAAAGAAGCCGTCCGAGATCTCGCGCCGCGACGAGATCATCATCGAGCCGAACGGGCTGCTGTCGATCGCCGGCGGCAAGCTCACGACCTACCGCCGCATGGCGGAGCGCGTGGTCGACGCGGTCGTCGAGCGTCTCGGCTCGAAGGCCGCCGGGCCCTGCCGCACCGCCGACGTGCCTCTCGTCGAGGGCGAGACGCCGGTGCCGATCGTGCGCACGACGCTTTCCGACGCCGAGGTCGAGCACGCGATCGACGCCGAGTGCGCGCTCTCGGTGTGCGACGTCCTCGAGCGCCGCGCCCGCGCCAACCTGTTCGCGCCCGGCAACGGGCTTGCCGACGTCGAGCGCGTCGCGGCGATCCTCGCGCGGCGCCTGGGCTGGGACGAGCGACGTCAAGCAACGGAGATCGAGCACTACCGGGCGCGGGTCGCGGAGGACGTCGCCTGGCGCAGCGAGCGAGGAGCGGGACAGCGAGCATGA
- a CDS encoding metallopeptidase family protein — protein sequence MQRPKRVSRDRFRELVAEAMDSLPRDIAALLDNVAVVVEDEPDEETIRSVGLDPEVDTLFGLYHGVPLDERGASHCALPDHITIYYLPLTDEYADEYHLRREIRRTLVHEIGHHFGFSDKRLREMGY from the coding sequence ATGCAGCGGCCCAAGCGCGTGTCTCGTGACCGCTTCCGGGAGCTGGTCGCGGAGGCGATGGACTCGCTGCCGCGCGACATCGCAGCGCTGCTCGACAACGTCGCGGTCGTGGTCGAGGACGAGCCCGACGAGGAGACGATCCGGAGCGTCGGCCTCGATCCGGAGGTCGACACGCTGTTCGGCCTCTACCACGGCGTCCCGCTCGACGAGCGCGGCGCGAGCCACTGCGCCTTGCCCGACCATATAACGATCTATTATCTCCCGCTGACCGACGAGTACGCCGACGAGTACCACCTGCGGCGTGAGATCCGGCGAACCCTGGTCCACGAGATCGGTCACCACTTCGGCTTCTCGGACAAACGTCTGCGGGAGATGGGATACTGA
- a CDS encoding LLM class F420-dependent oxidoreductase, giving the protein MPATTSNQRRVRFGIQTPQEGASYAAIAAHWKEAERLGYDTVWLDDHFYGVVTPPGADQLESWVTMAALARETSTIRFGTLVGCNSYRNPALVAKMAASLDQISGGRLEFGLGAGWYEQEYVGYGYEFPPIKQRLEQLGEALEICVRMWTEDRASFTGKHYRIEQAYNRPQPVQKPHPPIVIGGGGEKVLLRLVARYASVWNMSGSPAEMQHKMQVLDRHCADLGRDPSEIERSWFGPLLIDDDPERLARRLAKRSANTGEAAQTIDSRMIAGTPEQVIARIREYVAIGVTHFIAMFGRVDDLRSTRLFAEKVIPAFR; this is encoded by the coding sequence ATGCCTGCAACGACGAGCAACCAGCGGCGCGTCCGCTTCGGCATCCAGACGCCCCAGGAGGGCGCGTCCTACGCGGCGATCGCCGCGCATTGGAAGGAGGCCGAGCGCCTCGGCTACGACACCGTCTGGCTCGACGACCACTTCTACGGCGTCGTGACCCCGCCGGGCGCCGACCAGCTCGAGTCCTGGGTGACGATGGCGGCGCTCGCGCGCGAGACCAGCACGATCCGCTTCGGCACGCTGGTCGGCTGCAACTCGTACCGCAACCCCGCGCTGGTCGCGAAGATGGCGGCGAGCCTCGACCAGATCTCCGGCGGTCGTCTGGAGTTCGGCCTCGGCGCCGGCTGGTACGAGCAGGAGTACGTCGGCTACGGCTACGAGTTCCCGCCGATCAAGCAGCGTCTCGAGCAGCTCGGCGAGGCGCTCGAGATCTGCGTGCGCATGTGGACCGAGGACCGCGCGTCGTTCACCGGCAAGCACTACCGGATCGAGCAGGCGTACAACCGCCCGCAGCCCGTGCAGAAGCCGCACCCGCCGATCGTCATCGGCGGCGGCGGCGAGAAAGTGCTGCTGCGGCTCGTCGCCCGCTACGCGTCGGTGTGGAACATGAGCGGCTCGCCCGCGGAGATGCAGCACAAGATGCAGGTGCTCGATCGCCACTGCGCCGACCTCGGACGCGACCCGAGCGAGATCGAGCGCAGCTGGTTCGGTCCGCTGCTGATCGACGACGATCCCGAGCGTCTTGCGCGCCGGCTCGCGAAGCGCTCCGCCAACACCGGCGAGGCCGCGCAGACGATCGACAGCCGCATGATCGCCGGCACGCCCGAGCAGGTCATCGCGCGCATCCGCGAGTACGTCGCGATCGGCGTCACGCACTTCATCGCGATGTTCGGGCGCGTCGACGATCTGCGCTCGACGCGGCTCTTCGCCGAGAAGGTGATCCCGGCGTTCCGCTGA
- a CDS encoding MFS transporter encodes MTIARNAEAPSLPTEPTAAASPWAPLGRALFRSLWFASLASNVGTWMQSVAAVWLMTSLTPAPVMAALVQTAASLPLVFLALPAGALADMVDRRRLLLASQTWMLLSAATLGVLTLQGYEDPWLLLGLTFALGVGSALTAPAWLAITLELVPRSELPAAVALSSASLNLARAIGPAVGGVLVSFAGAGAVFLLNAASYVGVLWVLFRWHREPMATTLPREHVFGAIRAGLRFMRHSPALKRILLRVGMYVLFTSSLWALLPVLARHRMGEDAAGYGGLLGAIGVGAVLGAFTLPRVRHRLSTDRIVDIASIAFSAALVLLGFVPSYPVACVLLIACGLAWMSPLSSLNVETQSVAPSWVRARALALHLLVLQGGLALGSALWGVVADRLGSALALQVAGGGLFLAMLVSLRLRLRDTAHIDLTPSIAWPPPEVMQAAEYDEGPVLVTIEYQIDPARADEFLRTMQIVRRMRRRGGAARWAVFADAARPGIYMESFLVESWLEHLRQHERMTMTDRDVSERARAFHIGTEPPLVRHLIAKLPVG; translated from the coding sequence ATGACGATCGCGCGCAACGCGGAAGCCCCATCGCTGCCGACCGAGCCCACTGCCGCCGCGTCGCCCTGGGCGCCGCTCGGACGCGCGCTCTTCCGCTCGCTGTGGTTCGCGTCGCTGGCGTCGAACGTCGGCACGTGGATGCAGAGCGTCGCCGCGGTGTGGCTGATGACCTCGCTCACGCCGGCGCCGGTGATGGCGGCGCTCGTGCAGACCGCGGCGAGCCTGCCGCTCGTCTTCCTCGCGCTGCCGGCGGGCGCGCTCGCCGACATGGTCGATCGCCGCCGGCTGCTGCTCGCGAGCCAGACGTGGATGCTGCTCTCCGCGGCGACGCTCGGCGTGCTGACGCTGCAGGGCTACGAGGATCCCTGGCTGCTCCTCGGGCTCACCTTCGCGCTCGGCGTCGGTAGCGCGCTGACCGCGCCCGCCTGGCTCGCGATCACGCTCGAGCTCGTGCCGCGCAGCGAGCTGCCGGCGGCGGTCGCGCTGAGCTCGGCGTCGCTGAATCTCGCGCGCGCCATCGGTCCCGCGGTCGGCGGCGTGCTGGTGTCGTTCGCGGGCGCGGGCGCGGTGTTCCTGCTCAACGCCGCGTCCTACGTCGGCGTGCTGTGGGTGCTGTTCCGCTGGCACCGCGAGCCGATGGCGACGACGCTGCCGCGCGAGCACGTCTTCGGCGCGATCCGCGCGGGTCTTCGCTTCATGCGCCACTCGCCGGCGCTGAAGCGCATCCTGCTCCGCGTCGGGATGTACGTGCTGTTCACGAGCTCGCTGTGGGCGCTGCTGCCGGTGCTCGCGCGTCACCGCATGGGCGAGGACGCGGCGGGCTACGGCGGACTGCTCGGCGCGATCGGCGTCGGCGCGGTGCTGGGTGCGTTCACGCTGCCGCGCGTGCGCCATCGCCTCTCGACCGATCGCATCGTCGACATCGCGAGCATCGCCTTCTCCGCGGCGCTCGTGCTGCTCGGCTTCGTACCGTCGTACCCGGTCGCGTGCGTGTTGCTGATCGCGTGCGGGCTCGCGTGGATGTCGCCGCTCTCGAGCCTCAACGTCGAGACGCAGTCGGTCGCGCCGTCGTGGGTGCGCGCGCGTGCGCTCGCGCTCCACCTGCTCGTGCTGCAGGGCGGGCTCGCGCTCGGCAGCGCGCTGTGGGGCGTGGTCGCCGACCGCCTCGGCAGCGCGCTGGCGCTGCAGGTCGCGGGCGGCGGCTTGTTCCTCGCGATGCTCGTCAGCCTGCGTCTGCGGCTGCGCGACACCGCGCACATCGACTTGACGCCGTCGATCGCCTGGCCGCCGCCCGAGGTGATGCAGGCCGCCGAGTACGACGAGGGTCCAGTGCTGGTGACGATCGAGTACCAGATCGATCCCGCGCGCGCGGACGAGTTCCTGCGCACGATGCAGATCGTGCGTCGCATGCGACGTCGCGGCGGCGCCGCGCGCTGGGCGGTGTTCGCGGACGCGGCGCGCCCGGGGATCTACATGGAGTCGTTCCTCGTCGAGTCCTGGCTCGAGCACCTCCGCCAGCACGAGCGCATGACGATGACCGACCGCGACGTCAGCGAGCGCGCGCGCGCCTTCCACATCGGCACGGAGCCGCCGCTCGTCCGCCACCTGATCGCGAAGCTGCCCGTCGGCTGA